Proteins encoded within one genomic window of uncultured Sphingopyxis sp.:
- the metH gene encoding methionine synthase yields the protein MTASLSSSSFVNIGERTNVTGSAAFKKLILADDYTAAVEVARQQVENGAQVIDVNMDEGLLDAEYAMTTFLKLIAAEPDIARVPVMIDSSKWDVIEAGLKCVPGKPIVNSISMKEGEEQFLSHAKKCMAYGAAVVVMAFDEVGQADTKDRKIDICERAYKLLITIGFPAEDIIFDPNIFAVATGLEEHDNYAVDFIEAVKELRVRCPHAHFSGGLSNLSFGFRGNETVRRAMHSVFLYHAIPAGLDMAIVNAGQLDVYDTIDPELRNACEDVILNRKVEGEAESPTERLIALAERYKGTNAAQEKAAEEWRGWAVEKRLEHALVKGIDAHIVDDTEEMRLLMPRPIEVIEGPLMDGMNVVGDLFGSGKMFLPQVVKSARVMKKAVAHLLPFIEASKEPGAKGKGKVVMATVKGDVHDIGKNIVGVVLQCNGFEIVDLGVMVPWSKILEAANENDADMIGLSGLITPSLDEMVTVAEEMQRAGMTMPLLIGGATTSKVHTALRIDPAYQGPVLHVLDASRAVGVATALVSDTGRDAYVQGYKEDYAHVRDVRAGKGQSVLLSIEEARANYYDAYLSDKPAPPLQPGLHRFDDWSLEDLRECFDWTPFFRAWELHGTYPSILDDEVVGETAQALKADADAMLDRLIAEKWLTARGVCAFWPCARDGDSVTIHLADEERHVTLPFLRQQIKKSRDRANMCLADFIDPAGDWIGGFAVGLHGIEPHSERFRADKDDYSDILLKALADRFAEAFAERLHQHVRTELWGYAPGEQLTNEALIKEQYRGIRPAPGYPACPDHSLKPILFDLLAAGENAGLVLTESFAMLPTAAVSGFYFGHPESQYFGVARIGSDQLEDYAQRRGVDLETATRWLRPNLD from the coding sequence ATGACCGCCTCTCTCTCCTCTTCCAGCTTCGTCAATATCGGCGAGCGCACCAACGTCACGGGTTCCGCGGCGTTCAAGAAACTGATCCTCGCCGATGACTATACGGCGGCGGTCGAAGTCGCGCGCCAGCAGGTCGAAAATGGCGCGCAGGTCATCGACGTCAATATGGACGAAGGCTTGCTCGACGCCGAATATGCGATGACGACCTTTCTGAAGCTCATCGCGGCCGAGCCCGACATCGCGCGCGTGCCGGTGATGATTGACAGCTCGAAATGGGACGTGATCGAGGCGGGGTTGAAATGCGTTCCCGGCAAGCCGATCGTCAATTCGATCAGCATGAAGGAAGGCGAAGAACAGTTTCTGAGCCATGCGAAAAAGTGCATGGCCTATGGCGCCGCGGTCGTGGTCATGGCGTTCGACGAGGTCGGGCAGGCCGATACCAAGGACCGCAAGATCGACATTTGCGAGCGCGCCTACAAGCTGCTCATAACCATCGGCTTCCCGGCCGAGGACATCATCTTCGACCCCAATATCTTCGCGGTGGCGACGGGGCTCGAAGAGCATGACAATTATGCGGTCGACTTCATCGAGGCGGTGAAGGAACTCCGCGTCCGCTGCCCGCACGCGCATTTCTCGGGCGGCCTCTCCAATCTGTCCTTCGGTTTTCGCGGTAACGAGACGGTGCGCCGCGCGATGCACAGCGTTTTTCTCTATCATGCCATTCCGGCCGGACTCGACATGGCGATCGTCAATGCGGGCCAGCTCGACGTCTACGACACGATCGATCCTGAATTGCGCAATGCCTGCGAGGACGTCATCCTCAACCGCAAGGTCGAGGGCGAGGCCGAAAGCCCGACCGAGCGGCTGATCGCGCTCGCCGAACGCTATAAGGGCACCAACGCGGCGCAGGAAAAGGCGGCCGAGGAATGGCGTGGCTGGGCGGTCGAAAAGCGGCTCGAACATGCGCTGGTCAAGGGCATCGACGCCCATATCGTCGACGATACCGAGGAAATGCGCCTTTTGATGCCGCGTCCGATCGAGGTGATCGAAGGGCCGCTGATGGACGGGATGAACGTCGTCGGCGACCTGTTCGGATCGGGCAAGATGTTCCTGCCGCAGGTGGTCAAATCGGCGCGCGTGATGAAGAAGGCGGTCGCGCACCTTCTGCCTTTCATCGAAGCGTCGAAGGAGCCGGGCGCGAAAGGCAAGGGCAAGGTCGTGATGGCGACCGTCAAGGGCGACGTCCACGACATCGGCAAGAATATCGTCGGCGTCGTGCTTCAGTGCAACGGGTTCGAGATCGTCGATCTCGGCGTGATGGTGCCTTGGTCGAAAATACTCGAGGCGGCGAACGAGAATGACGCCGACATGATCGGCCTGTCGGGCCTGATCACCCCCTCGCTCGACGAGATGGTGACGGTGGCCGAGGAGATGCAGCGCGCGGGCATGACGATGCCGCTCCTCATCGGCGGCGCGACGACGTCGAAGGTCCACACCGCGCTCCGCATCGACCCGGCCTATCAGGGCCCGGTGCTCCACGTTCTCGACGCGAGCCGCGCGGTCGGCGTCGCGACGGCGCTCGTCAGCGACACCGGGCGCGATGCCTATGTCCAGGGCTATAAGGAGGATTACGCCCATGTTCGCGACGTGCGCGCGGGCAAGGGGCAGAGCGTGCTGCTCAGCATCGAGGAGGCGCGCGCGAACTATTACGACGCCTATCTCAGCGACAAGCCCGCGCCGCCGTTGCAGCCCGGGCTGCACCGCTTCGACGACTGGTCGCTCGAGGATCTGCGCGAGTGCTTCGACTGGACGCCCTTCTTCCGCGCGTGGGAACTTCACGGCACTTACCCGTCGATCCTCGACGACGAGGTGGTCGGCGAAACCGCGCAGGCATTGAAGGCTGACGCCGACGCGATGCTCGACAGACTGATCGCGGAGAAATGGCTCACCGCGCGCGGCGTCTGCGCCTTCTGGCCCTGCGCGCGCGACGGCGACAGCGTCACGATCCACCTCGCCGACGAGGAACGCCATGTGACGCTCCCCTTCCTGCGCCAGCAGATCAAGAAGAGCCGCGACCGCGCCAATATGTGCCTCGCCGATTTCATCGATCCGGCGGGCGATTGGATCGGCGGCTTCGCGGTCGGCCTCCACGGCATCGAGCCGCACTCGGAGCGTTTCCGCGCCGACAAGGACGATTATTCGGACATCTTGCTGAAGGCGCTCGCGGACCGCTTTGCCGAGGCTTTCGCCGAGCGGCTGCACCAGCATGTCCGCACCGAATTGTGGGGCTATGCGCCCGGCGAGCAACTGACCAACGAGGCGCTGATCAAGGAGCAATATCGCGGCATCCGCCCGGCTCCCGGCTATCCCGCCTGCCCCGATCACAGCCTCAAGCCGATCCTGTTCGACCTGCTCGCGGCGGGTGAAAACGCCGGGCTGGTGCTGACCGAAAGCTTTGCGATGCTGCCGACGGCGGCGGTCAGCGGCTTCTATTTCGGGCATCCCGAAAGCCAGTATTTCGGCGTCGCGCGGATCGGGAGCGATCAGCTCGAGGATTATGCGCAACGCCGCGGGGTCGACCTGGAGACCGCGACGCGCTGGCTGCGGCCCAATCTGGATTGA
- a CDS encoding entericidin EcnAB, with product MRKIIIASMAAAAFSLAACSEKTQDAAGETADAMADDAAAAGDAMAEGAADAADATADAAADAGAAVEGAADDAGNAVEGAVNAAGAAADKAGDKIAEETKKAEANDKQ from the coding sequence ATGCGCAAGATCATCATCGCCTCGATGGCCGCCGCGGCCTTCAGCCTCGCCGCCTGCTCGGAAAAGACGCAGGACGCCGCCGGCGAAACCGCCGACGCCATGGCTGACGACGCCGCCGCCGCGGGTGACGCCATGGCCGAAGGCGCGGCCGATGCCGCCGATGCGACCGCCGATGCCGCCGCCGACGCCGGTGCCGCGGTCGAAGGCGCCGCCGACGACGCAGGCAATGCCGTCGAAGGCGCGGTGAACGCCGCCGGCGCCGCCGCCGACAAGGCGGGCGACAAGATCGCCGAGGAAACCAAGAAGGCCGAAGCCAACGACAAGCAATAG
- the metF gene encoding methylenetetrahydrofolate reductase gives MTSNLNSLAEARRAAATPLFANLDGDIGVSFEFFPPKTEKMEAQLWDTFRTLEPLAPSFVSVTYGAGGSTRERTHATVARIAAESRVPPAAHLTCVEASRAEIDEVAQAYWEAGVRHIVALRGDVPGGLPYRPHPDGYANAIELVAGLKAIAPFDISVAAYPEVHPDADCPQADLDNLKRKLDAGATRAITQFFFSPDSFLRFRDAAAAAGIDAPIIPGILPVSNVSQTRRMADMCGTAIPAWMVSLFDGLDDHPAARQLVAATIAAEMCRRLYAGGVRDFHFYTLNRAELSYAICHLLGLRPVSTAKDQAA, from the coding sequence ATGACGTCGAACCTCAATTCGCTGGCGGAGGCGCGCCGCGCCGCGGCTACGCCGTTGTTCGCCAACCTCGACGGCGACATCGGCGTCAGCTTCGAATTCTTCCCGCCGAAGACCGAGAAGATGGAAGCGCAGCTGTGGGACACGTTCCGCACGCTCGAGCCGCTGGCGCCCAGCTTCGTGTCGGTCACCTATGGCGCGGGCGGGTCGACGCGCGAGCGCACCCACGCGACCGTCGCGCGCATCGCCGCCGAAAGCCGCGTGCCGCCCGCGGCGCACCTGACCTGCGTCGAGGCCTCGCGCGCCGAAATCGACGAGGTCGCGCAGGCCTATTGGGAAGCGGGCGTGCGCCATATCGTCGCGCTGCGCGGCGACGTTCCCGGCGGCTTGCCCTATCGCCCGCACCCGGACGGCTACGCCAATGCGATCGAACTGGTCGCCGGGCTGAAGGCGATCGCGCCGTTCGACATTTCGGTCGCCGCTTATCCCGAAGTGCATCCCGACGCCGATTGCCCGCAAGCCGACCTCGACAATCTGAAGCGCAAGCTCGACGCCGGGGCGACGCGCGCGATCACCCAATTCTTCTTCTCGCCCGACAGCTTCCTGCGCTTTCGCGACGCGGCGGCCGCGGCGGGGATCGATGCGCCGATCATCCCCGGCATCCTTCCGGTGTCGAACGTATCGCAGACGCGGCGCATGGCCGATATGTGCGGCACCGCGATCCCGGCCTGGATGGTGTCGCTGTTCGACGGTCTCGACGATCACCCCGCGGCGCGCCAGCTGGTGGCGGCGACGATCGCCGCCGAAATGTGCCGCCGCCTCTATGCGGGCGGCGTGCGCGACTTCCATTTCTACACCCTCAACCGCGCCGAGCTCAGCTATGCCATCTGCCATCTGCTGGGCCTGCGGCCGGTTTCGACCGCAAAGGATCAGGCAGCATGA
- a CDS encoding right-handed parallel beta-helix repeat-containing protein, giving the protein MFKSILRRPLLPLLALPLLFASAPLPAQTGGAPYSIDGRGFSRLQDAVDAIGEGEGTIRIAPGYHRDCAVQTAGRIAFVAAEPGRAVFDGVTCEGKAALVLRGDGARVDGVVFQNMRVPDGNGAGIRLETSDLDVVNAMFRNSEEGILTADDPEATLTIDRSTFSRLGRCDRGLSCAHSVYTGIYGRVAVTRSRFEKGSGGHYLKTRAVQVDVDDNSFDDTQGKATNYMIDLPSGSVGRITNNLFVQGRDKENYSAFIAVAAEERKNPSRGLVIEGNRASLPAGIDRRSVFVADWSGEPLVIGANELGAGLTKFEKR; this is encoded by the coding sequence ATGTTCAAATCGATCCTTCGCCGGCCCCTGCTGCCGCTGCTCGCCCTGCCGTTGCTCTTCGCGTCCGCGCCGCTGCCGGCGCAGACGGGCGGCGCGCCCTACAGCATAGACGGCCGCGGCTTTTCGCGGCTGCAGGATGCGGTCGACGCGATCGGCGAGGGCGAGGGGACGATCCGCATCGCGCCCGGCTATCACCGCGACTGCGCGGTGCAGACCGCCGGACGCATCGCCTTCGTCGCCGCCGAGCCCGGCCGCGCTGTCTTCGACGGCGTGACCTGCGAGGGCAAGGCGGCGCTTGTGCTGCGCGGCGATGGCGCACGCGTCGACGGCGTCGTCTTCCAGAACATGCGCGTCCCCGACGGCAATGGCGCGGGGATCCGGCTCGAAACGAGCGATCTCGACGTCGTCAACGCGATGTTCCGAAACAGCGAGGAAGGCATATTGACCGCCGACGATCCGGAAGCGACTCTGACGATCGACCGTTCGACCTTTTCGCGCCTCGGCCGCTGCGACCGGGGTTTGAGCTGCGCGCACAGCGTCTACACCGGCATCTACGGCCGCGTCGCCGTCACGCGCTCGCGCTTCGAAAAGGGCAGCGGCGGCCATTATCTGAAGACGCGCGCGGTCCAGGTCGACGTTGACGACAACAGCTTCGATGACACGCAGGGGAAGGCGACCAACTATATGATCGACTTGCCCTCGGGTTCGGTCGGTCGGATTACGAACAATCTGTTCGTGCAGGGCCGCGACAAGGAAAATTATTCGGCCTTCATCGCCGTCGCGGCCGAGGAGCGCAAGAATCCGTCGCGCGGCCTCGTCATCGAGGGCAACCGCGCGAGCCTGCCCGCGGGCATCGACCGCCGGTCGGTGTTCGTCGCCGACTGGAGCGGCGAGCCGCTGGTGATCGGGGCGAATGAATTGGGTGCGGGGCTGACGAAGTTCGAGAAGCGGTAA
- a CDS encoding YbjN domain-containing protein, translating into MSDDLYDDDDGQDAAPMEMLASYFAAHDWPHEMVGEDEIVATAQGSWTTYELRAVWRPDDGVIQLLAFPDIRVVEDKRAVAHEALALINEQLWLGHFELWSNSGTILFRHGMLVGADAGLSLDLTETLIESAIDECERFYPVFQFVLWGGKSPAEALAASLIETRGEA; encoded by the coding sequence ATGAGTGACGATCTTTACGACGACGATGACGGCCAGGACGCAGCGCCGATGGAGATGCTGGCGTCCTATTTCGCCGCGCACGACTGGCCGCACGAGATGGTCGGCGAGGACGAGATTGTTGCGACCGCGCAGGGCAGCTGGACGACCTATGAATTGCGCGCGGTGTGGCGCCCCGACGACGGGGTGATCCAGCTCCTCGCCTTTCCCGACATCCGCGTCGTCGAGGACAAGCGCGCCGTGGCGCACGAGGCGCTCGCGCTGATCAACGAGCAGCTCTGGCTCGGCCATTTCGAGCTCTGGTCGAACAGCGGCACCATCCTTTTCCGCCACGGCATGCTCGTCGGCGCCGATGCGGGGTTGTCGCTCGACCTGACCGAGACGCTGATCGAAAGCGCGATCGACGAATGCGAACGCTTCTATCCGGTGTTCCAGTTCGTGCTGTGGGGCGGCAAGAGTCCGGCCGAGGCGCTCGCCGCCTCGCTCATCGAAACGCGCGGCGAGGCCTGA
- a CDS encoding homocysteine S-methyltransferase family protein — protein sequence MGAREALAAAAKERILLTDGGWGTQIQLRKLVEADYAGSLGLSHDQKGNNDILALTRPDVVTAIGEAYLAAGSDIVSTNTFSANRISQADYGAEHLVADINHESARLGREAADKFAARDGRRRFVAGAVGPTNKTLSLSPDVNNPGFREIDFDELKDVYREQVVALAEGGADFILIETIFDTLNAKAGIAATLEAEAKVGRELPLMISMTLTDLSGRNLSGHTVEAFWYAVRHAKPLTIGLNCSFGAAQLRPHVKVLSDLADALVMVYPNAGLPNELGEYDELPETTAELVREWAEHGQVNILGGCCGSTPAHIAAMAKAIDGLAPRPVPAVPVRTRLAGLEPFTMAAAS from the coding sequence ATGGGGGCACGCGAAGCCCTTGCAGCGGCGGCCAAGGAGCGCATCCTGCTGACCGATGGCGGCTGGGGCACCCAGATTCAGCTCAGGAAGCTGGTCGAAGCCGATTATGCGGGATCGCTGGGCCTGTCTCACGACCAGAAGGGCAACAATGATATTCTCGCGCTGACCCGGCCCGACGTCGTGACCGCGATCGGCGAAGCCTATCTGGCGGCGGGGTCGGACATCGTGTCGACCAACACCTTCAGCGCCAACCGGATCAGCCAGGCCGATTATGGCGCCGAGCATCTGGTCGCCGACATCAACCATGAGAGCGCGCGGCTGGGGCGCGAAGCCGCCGACAAATTTGCGGCGCGCGATGGCCGCCGCCGCTTCGTCGCGGGCGCGGTCGGGCCGACGAACAAGACGCTGTCGCTGTCGCCCGACGTCAACAACCCCGGCTTTCGCGAGATCGACTTCGACGAATTGAAGGACGTCTATCGCGAACAGGTGGTCGCGCTGGCCGAAGGCGGCGCCGATTTCATCCTGATCGAGACGATCTTCGATACGCTCAACGCCAAGGCGGGGATCGCCGCGACGCTGGAGGCCGAAGCGAAGGTCGGGCGCGAACTGCCGCTGATGATCTCGATGACGCTGACCGACCTGTCGGGACGCAACCTGTCGGGGCACACGGTCGAGGCCTTCTGGTATGCGGTGCGCCATGCGAAGCCACTGACGATCGGGCTCAACTGCTCGTTCGGCGCGGCGCAGCTTCGCCCGCATGTGAAAGTGCTGTCGGATCTCGCCGATGCGCTGGTGATGGTCTATCCGAACGCGGGCTTGCCCAACGAGCTCGGCGAATATGACGAATTGCCCGAGACGACCGCGGAACTCGTGCGCGAATGGGCCGAGCACGGACAGGTCAATATCCTCGGCGGCTGCTGCGGCTCGACGCCCGCGCATATCGCGGCGATGGCGAAAGCGATCGACGGCCTCGCGCCGCGGCCTGTCCCCGCCGTTCCGGTGCGCACCCGGCTCGCCGGGCTCGAGCCCTTCACCATGGCGGCGGCTTCGTGA
- a CDS encoding N-acetyltransferase, which produces MGEGPTWTIREAGEDDVAALALIGAATFLETFAGILDGAAITGHCAAQHSEAAYRAYLASGARAWLAEAQPGGAPIGFALVASPDLAVAEEGDIELKRIYSLSRFHGSGLGAALMREAIAAAQGHRRLLLGVYARNERALAFYRKQGFADLGTRRFDVGGKLYDDRVLARPLAL; this is translated from the coding sequence ATGGGGGAAGGACCGACATGGACGATTCGCGAGGCCGGAGAGGATGATGTCGCTGCGCTCGCCCTGATCGGCGCCGCGACCTTCCTCGAAACCTTCGCCGGCATCCTCGACGGCGCGGCGATCACCGGCCATTGCGCCGCGCAGCATAGCGAGGCCGCCTATCGCGCCTATCTGGCGTCGGGCGCGCGGGCGTGGCTCGCCGAGGCGCAGCCGGGCGGCGCGCCGATTGGCTTCGCGCTCGTCGCCAGCCCCGATCTTGCGGTGGCGGAGGAGGGCGATATCGAGCTCAAGCGCATCTATTCGCTGTCGCGCTTCCACGGCAGCGGTCTCGGCGCCGCGCTGATGCGGGAGGCTATCGCTGCCGCCCAGGGGCATCGCCGCCTGCTCCTCGGCGTCTATGCCCGCAACGAGCGCGCGCTCGCCTTCTACCGCAAGCAGGGCTTCGCCGACCTCGGGACGCGTCGGTTCGACGTCGGGGGCAAGCTCTACGACGACCGCGTCCTCGCCCGCCCGCTCGCTCTCTGA
- a CDS encoding metalloregulator ArsR/SmtB family transcription factor, with product MSELIDIFRALADPTRLRVVALLREMELAIGELAIVLDQSQPRVSRHVRILVEAGIVERRREGSWVFLRIAAEGPVAEIIGQAEKWPFSARETRVIAHDARRLAAVRDERAAAAERYFAEHAAEWDAIRSRHVAESEVEAAMLAMMHNRRLGHLLDVGTGTGRMAEIFAPTARRITALDRSPEMLRIARTKLERQPVPVDLLQGDFLDLPVADASIDSIVIHQALHFAHEPDRVIAEASRVLRGGGHLLVVDFAPHEDEELRALAAHARLGFSDAQIRGWFASAGLLLENTETLEGGELAVKLWLGRRRSDEDQPPASEGGQNKRLAA from the coding sequence ATGAGCGAGCTCATCGATATTTTCCGCGCTCTTGCGGATCCGACGCGGCTGCGAGTCGTCGCGCTGCTGCGCGAGATGGAGCTTGCGATCGGCGAACTCGCGATCGTTCTCGATCAGAGCCAGCCGCGCGTTTCGCGGCATGTGCGTATCCTCGTCGAGGCGGGGATCGTCGAACGGCGGCGCGAGGGAAGCTGGGTTTTCCTGCGCATCGCCGCCGAAGGGCCGGTGGCCGAGATCATCGGCCAGGCCGAGAAATGGCCCTTTTCCGCGCGCGAGACGCGCGTCATCGCGCATGATGCGCGGCGGCTGGCGGCGGTACGTGACGAGCGCGCCGCCGCGGCCGAACGCTATTTCGCCGAGCATGCGGCCGAATGGGACGCGATCCGGTCGCGCCATGTCGCCGAGAGCGAAGTCGAGGCCGCGATGCTGGCGATGATGCACAACCGCCGGCTGGGCCATCTGCTCGACGTCGGCACCGGGACCGGCCGGATGGCCGAGATTTTCGCGCCGACCGCGCGGCGGATCACCGCGCTCGACCGGAGCCCCGAAATGCTGCGTATCGCGCGCACCAAGCTGGAGCGGCAGCCGGTGCCCGTCGACCTGCTGCAGGGCGATTTCCTCGACCTGCCGGTCGCCGACGCCAGCATCGACAGCATCGTCATCCACCAGGCGCTCCATTTCGCGCACGAGCCCGACCGCGTGATCGCCGAGGCGAGCCGCGTGCTGCGCGGCGGCGGTCATCTGCTCGTCGTCGATTTCGCGCCGCATGAGGATGAGGAACTGCGCGCGCTCGCGGCGCACGCGCGCCTCGGCTTTTCGGACGCGCAGATTCGCGGCTGGTTCGCCTCGGCGGGGCTGCTCCTTGAAAATACCGAAACGCTCGAAGGCGGGGAACTGGCCGTGAAGCTGTGGCTCGGCCGCCGTCGCAGCGATGAAGATCAACCCCCCGCCAGCGAAGGCGGGCAAAATAAAAGGCTTGCGGCATGA